In one Cystobacter fuscus DSM 2262 genomic region, the following are encoded:
- a CDS encoding hybrid sensor histidine kinase/response regulator: MPEYASLSKAELAQALESLDSTPLAANELKRLLRELQRHQLELEMQNRELRETQHELEESRSRYVDLYDFAPMACMSLDGRGCLRELNLTGARLLRRERPLLLGQPLTPFVEPRDLGRFLDHVRQCLSGETLSTELALRVGEDRLLVRLHSAPFDGGAPHGLLCRTVLIDITELRQMQLRLSLTERLATVGTLAAGVAHELNNPLAFVLGNLQLATRQLMSSSESAPKQLDTLLKYLMDARVGAERIQGIVRDLGSFSHPDEQPPGPIDVRQVLELSVKMASGELRHRARLVREYGQVPDVLADSARLGQVFLNLLVNAAQAIPEGHADQHEIRLSTWAEERTVCIEVRDTGQGIPAELLGRVFDPFFTTKAVGKGIGLGLSISHGLVRALGGELSVESEPGRGSVFRVRLPVAPAGLAASPSPPRREAPRRGRLLIVDDEPLFALSLRLLLKPEHDVTVFHDARGALEHLRDDTAYDAILCDLMMAEMTGAQFHEELSRTTPELTARIIFMTGGAFTQNAREFLARVSNPRLLKPFQQQELDKLLAVLLREPRLVPAAGGGWRTPDEQP; this comes from the coding sequence ATGCCGGAGTATGCGAGCCTGTCCAAGGCCGAGTTGGCGCAGGCGTTGGAATCCCTGGACTCCACGCCCCTGGCGGCCAACGAACTCAAGCGCTTGCTCAGGGAGTTGCAACGACACCAGCTCGAACTCGAGATGCAGAACCGCGAGCTCCGGGAGACCCAGCACGAGTTGGAGGAGTCGCGCAGCCGCTACGTGGACCTCTACGACTTCGCTCCCATGGCCTGCATGAGCCTGGATGGCCGGGGCTGTCTGCGCGAGCTCAACCTCACCGGGGCCCGCCTGCTGCGGCGCGAGCGTCCCCTGCTGCTGGGCCAGCCCCTCACTCCCTTCGTGGAACCGCGGGACCTGGGCCGCTTCCTCGATCACGTGCGTCAGTGCCTCTCGGGTGAGACGCTGAGCACGGAGCTGGCGCTGCGGGTGGGCGAGGACCGGCTCCTGGTCCGGCTCCACAGCGCGCCCTTCGACGGTGGGGCGCCCCACGGCCTGCTGTGCCGTACGGTCCTGATCGACATCACCGAGCTGCGTCAGATGCAGTTGCGCCTGAGCCTCACCGAGCGGCTGGCCACCGTGGGCACGCTCGCGGCGGGAGTGGCCCACGAGCTCAACAACCCGCTCGCCTTCGTCCTCGGCAACCTCCAGCTCGCCACGCGCCAGCTCATGAGTTCCTCCGAGTCCGCGCCGAAGCAGCTCGACACCCTCCTCAAGTACTTGATGGATGCCCGGGTCGGGGCCGAGCGCATCCAGGGCATCGTGCGCGACCTTGGCTCCTTCTCCCACCCGGACGAGCAACCCCCGGGCCCCATCGACGTGAGGCAGGTGCTCGAGCTGTCCGTGAAGATGGCCTCGGGGGAGCTGCGCCACCGGGCCCGGCTGGTGCGCGAGTATGGGCAGGTCCCGGACGTCCTCGCGGACAGCGCCCGGCTGGGCCAGGTGTTCCTCAACCTGCTGGTGAACGCGGCCCAGGCCATTCCAGAGGGCCACGCGGACCAGCATGAAATCCGCCTGAGCACCTGGGCCGAGGAGCGGACGGTCTGCATCGAGGTGCGGGACACGGGGCAAGGCATCCCCGCGGAGCTGCTCGGCCGCGTCTTCGACCCGTTCTTCACGACCAAGGCGGTGGGGAAGGGAATCGGGCTCGGCCTGTCCATCAGCCATGGCCTGGTGAGGGCGCTCGGGGGCGAGCTCAGCGTGGAGAGCGAGCCGGGACGGGGGAGCGTGTTCCGCGTCCGCCTCCCGGTGGCACCAGCCGGGCTCGCGGCGTCCCCCTCCCCCCCGCGCCGGGAAGCCCCTCGCCGGGGCCGGCTCCTCATCGTGGACGACGAGCCCCTGTTCGCGCTGTCCCTCCGGCTGCTCCTCAAACCGGAGCACGACGTCACGGTCTTCCATGATGCGCGCGGCGCGCTGGAACACCTGCGCGACGACACCGCCTACGACGCCATCCTGTGTGATCTCATGATGGCGGAGATGACCGGGGCGCAGTTCCACGAAGAGCTCTCACGCACCACGCCCGAGCTGACCGCCCGGATCATCTTCATGACCGGCGGCGCCTTCACGCAGAACGCCCGCGAGTTCCTGGCGCGGGTGTCCAACCCCCGGCTCCTCAAACCCTTCCAGCAGCAGGAGCTCGACAAGCTGCTCGCCGTGCTCCTGCGCGAGCCGCGCCTGGTACCCGCGGCGGGAGGCGGTTGGAGGACCCCAGACGAGCAACCCTGA